Proteins encoded together in one Gadus chalcogrammus isolate NIFS_2021 chromosome 18, NIFS_Gcha_1.0, whole genome shotgun sequence window:
- the LOC130371343 gene encoding galanin receptor 2a, which produces MGVNDANMDLFSCNSTTVAWKLETAFISLAFSLIFLVGTVGNCLVLAVLFRTGKMNTKTTSLFIFNLGIADLSFIVFCVPFQATIYTMDEWVFGPVFCKVVHFLIFLTMHASIFTLAAVSLDRYQAICYPLHSRQMRTPRNALASISLVWLLALLFSGPYLSYYRQVELGGGRACLPVWEPAPRLAMDMCTLVFGYLLPFAVLGVTYARTVRHLWTSADPPRTPDVSESRRAKRRVTKMLVAVAALFGLCWLPHHLLVLCMWFGPFPLNHTTYALRILSHLLAYVNSCLNPVVYALVSRHFRKGFGKLFCCALKKGAGNRPHAASRKAVHTASSAETSN; this is translated from the exons ATGGGTGTAAATGATGCAAACATGGATCTTTTCTCTTGTAACTCCACCACGGTCGCATGGAAACTCGAGACCGCTTTCATTTCTCTGGCGTTCTCGCTGATTTTCCTGGTCGGCACGGTGGGAAACTGTCTGGTCCTTGCTGTGCTTTTTCGCACTGGGAAGATGAACACCAAGACGAcaagtttgtttatttttaacctggggATTGCAGACCTGTCTTTTATTGTCTTTTGTGTGCCCTTTCAAGCCACCATTTACACCATGGACGAGTGGGTGTTCGGCCCGGTGTTCTGCAAAGTGGTCCACTTTCTTATATTTCTGACTATGCACGCCAGCATCTTCACCCTGGCAGCTGTGTCATTGGACAG GTACCAGGCCATCTGCTACCCGCTGCACTCCAGGCAGATGAGGACGCCCAGGAATGCCCTGGCGTCCATCTCCCTGGTGTGGCTGCTGGCGCTGCTCTTCTCCGGGCCCTACCTCAGCTACTACCGCCAGGTGGAGCTGGGCGGCGGCCGGGCCTGCCTCCCCGTGTGGGAGCCCGCGCCCCGCCTCGCCATGGACATGTGCACCCTGGTCTTCGGCTACCTCCTCCCCTTCGCCGTGCTGGGCGTGACCTACGCCCGCACCGTGCGCCACCTGTGGACCAGCGCTgaccccccccggacccccgacGTGTCGGAGTCCCGCCGGGCCAAGCGGCGGGTCACCAAGATGCTCGTCGCGGTGGCGGCGCTCTTCGGCCTCTGCTGGCTGCCCCACCACCTGCTGGTGCTGTGCATGTGGTTCGGCCCGTTCCCGCTCAACCACACCACCTACGCGCTGCGCATCCTCTCGCACCTGCTGGCCTACGTGAACTCCTGCCTCAACCCCGTGGTGTACGCCCTGGTCTCCAGGCACTTCCGCAAGGGCTTCGGCAAGCTGTTCTGCTGCGCGCTGAAGAAGGGGGCGGGGAACAGGCCCCACGCCGCCTCCAGGAAGGCCGTCCACACGGCCAGCAGCGCGGAGACCTCCAACTGA